In Blautia wexlerae DSM 19850, a single window of DNA contains:
- a CDS encoding RNA polymerase sigma factor produces the protein MQTINLKQYYPFCKEDIFVEVSDEIVEAFLLDKRAEAARDRKMFRYKAFYSLDCNDGIENAAIGWAQPSPEDYLIEKEELAEYEELIRRLYEAISSLPPMQARRVHARYMLGMKVKDIAAMEGITPSQAGKSIHAALRRLRRYFARQKWTVNL, from the coding sequence ATGCAGACCATCAATCTCAAACAATATTATCCATTTTGCAAAGAGGACATTTTTGTGGAGGTGTCCGATGAGATCGTCGAAGCGTTTCTTCTGGACAAGAGAGCCGAGGCCGCCAGAGATCGCAAGATGTTCCGGTATAAGGCGTTTTATTCCCTCGATTGTAACGATGGAATCGAAAATGCCGCCATCGGCTGGGCGCAGCCATCTCCGGAGGACTACCTGATAGAAAAAGAAGAATTAGCCGAATATGAAGAACTGATACGGCGATTGTACGAAGCCATTTCTTCCCTGCCGCCTATGCAGGCTCGCCGTGTCCACGCCCGCTATATGCTGGGTATGAAAGTGAAAGATATTGCCGCAATGGAGGGTATCACGCCATCACAGGCGGGAAAATCCATCCACGCTGCACTGCGAAGGCTGCGCCGGTACTTTGCGCGTCAGAAATGGACGGTCAATCTATGA
- a CDS encoding RNA polymerase sigma factor, translating into MEVTINYNGQAVTVEVTLEVYEFLDRADHKTENLAHEQRRHWDGREFDEYIAFTEGVGVYSETPEEYLCRMETLHDLMAVLDTCTEAQRRRFLLYALDGLSLAEIGVLCGCSKVAVYQSVEAVRKKFINFFENRLNE; encoded by the coding sequence ATGGAAGTTACCATCAATTATAACGGACAAGCTGTGACCGTGGAGGTCACGCTGGAAGTCTATGAATTTCTTGACCGTGCCGATCACAAGACGGAAAACCTTGCCCATGAACAGCGGCGGCATTGGGACGGGCGGGAGTTTGACGAGTACATAGCTTTTACCGAGGGCGTGGGCGTTTACAGCGAAACGCCGGAGGAATACCTTTGCCGCATGGAAACGCTGCATGATCTGATGGCTGTTCTGGACACCTGTACCGAGGCCCAGCGCCGCCGGTTCCTGCTCTATGCGCTTGACGGGCTGAGCCTTGCGGAGATCGGTGTGCTGTGCGGCTGCTCCAAAGTAGCTGTTTATCAAAGTGTGGAGGCGGTCAGAAAAAAATTTATAAATTTCTTTGAGAACAGGCTTAACGAATGA